Proteins from one Catenuloplanes atrovinosus genomic window:
- a CDS encoding sensor histidine kinase: MPNATTSPYTRGDWGFAALVLAALVLDVAFRELVWPPVAVLFGCGLALAALVRRTHPLGAVVFAFGGFAVLELVAFAVGSEPVELSGGWVVLLLAYSLGRWGVGHDVAVGVAVLIAGVAVIVSVDFPGIAEAVAGVALVLMVVALGASVRYRNAARAQLIVQAKLQEREQLARELHDTVAHHVSAIAIQAQAGLFLARSSSLSGATDALEIIDREAARTLAEMRTMVSALRDREREPAEAVRRRIADLADLAAGGTDALRIDVALRGDLANLPPAVEGALYRVTQESITNAQRHARLATRVEVDVIGSATDVRLTVTDDGARVVPAAVRSGFGLIGMTERVALLGGTLSAGPNPDRGWSVRAVLPRRGAEA; the protein is encoded by the coding sequence GTGCCGAACGCCACAACCTCGCCGTACACCCGGGGAGACTGGGGCTTCGCCGCGCTGGTGCTGGCCGCGCTCGTGCTCGATGTGGCCTTCCGGGAGCTGGTGTGGCCGCCGGTGGCGGTCCTCTTCGGCTGCGGGCTGGCGCTGGCGGCGCTCGTCCGGCGTACCCATCCGCTGGGGGCGGTGGTGTTCGCCTTCGGCGGGTTCGCGGTGCTCGAACTCGTCGCGTTCGCCGTGGGCAGCGAGCCGGTGGAGCTGTCCGGCGGGTGGGTCGTGCTCCTGCTGGCGTACTCGCTGGGGCGGTGGGGCGTCGGCCACGATGTGGCCGTCGGGGTCGCGGTGCTGATCGCGGGAGTGGCCGTGATCGTGAGCGTGGATTTCCCCGGGATCGCCGAGGCCGTCGCCGGGGTCGCGCTGGTGCTGATGGTGGTCGCCCTCGGTGCGTCGGTGCGGTACCGGAACGCCGCCCGCGCGCAGCTCATCGTGCAGGCCAAGCTCCAGGAACGCGAGCAGCTCGCCCGGGAGCTGCACGACACCGTCGCCCACCATGTGTCGGCGATCGCGATACAGGCGCAGGCGGGCCTCTTCCTGGCGCGGTCGTCGTCGCTGAGCGGGGCCACCGACGCCCTGGAGATCATCGACCGTGAGGCGGCCAGGACCCTCGCGGAGATGCGCACGATGGTCAGCGCGCTGCGTGACCGCGAGCGGGAGCCGGCCGAGGCGGTGCGGCGCCGGATCGCCGATCTCGCGGACCTCGCCGCCGGCGGCACCGACGCGCTGCGGATCGACGTGGCACTCCGCGGTGACCTGGCGAACCTGCCGCCGGCCGTCGAGGGCGCGCTCTACCGCGTGACGCAGGAGTCGATAACCAACGCGCAGCGCCACGCCCGGCTGGCCACCCGGGTCGAGGTCGACGTGATCGGCAGCGCCACCGACGTCCGGCTGACCGTCACCGACGACGGCGCACGGGTCGTGCCCGCCGCCGTCCGGTCCGGCTTCGGGCTGATCGGCATGACCGAACGGGTCGCGCTCCTCGGCGGTACGCTCTCCGCCGGGCCGAATCCGGATCGTGGCTGGAGCGTCCGGGCCGTTCTTCCCCGCCGGGGCGCCGAGGCATGA
- a CDS encoding TolB family protein, which produces MRASLWVAGATAVLLVVAPGVAVAAPGVPELISVVDGGGGAAGSSVEPSISADGRFVAFESAAGDLVPGDTNGVRDVFLRDRVLGTTVLVSAAWDGSDNPDGASSPAISGDGRFVAFDSYAENLVPGDVNGEADVFVYDRLTGTTVLASLTSGGAQANRNSYTPSLSADGRYVAFSTHASNLLTSHRNGTRLPDVVVRDLLLGTTTQVSLDPNGLGGTGTHLNPQVSADGRYITFISSSRDLVGDATYGYGVFIRDMSSGITTRAARTSTGSPAVGIFEYTISPDTRYLTFETDASGVVPGDVNGVPDVFFRDLRTGVTELISVADDGTQGDAESRDPSVGLSGRCVVWASGATTLVPGDTNASYDIFVRDRVAGTTTRLTGNGYGGYGYSPRLTPDGATVVFETAAALTADDTNGDYDVYAMDPGCR; this is translated from the coding sequence ATGCGGGCGAGCTTGTGGGTGGCCGGTGCGACGGCGGTCCTGCTGGTGGTGGCGCCGGGGGTCGCGGTCGCCGCGCCGGGTGTTCCTGAGCTGATCAGCGTGGTGGACGGGGGTGGTGGCGCGGCCGGGAGCAGCGTGGAGCCGTCGATCAGCGCTGACGGGCGGTTCGTCGCGTTCGAGTCGGCCGCGGGCGATCTGGTCCCGGGGGACACCAACGGGGTGCGGGACGTGTTCCTCCGCGATCGCGTGCTCGGCACGACGGTGCTGGTCAGCGCAGCCTGGGACGGCAGCGACAATCCGGACGGGGCGAGCAGCCCGGCGATCAGCGGCGACGGGCGGTTCGTGGCGTTCGACTCGTACGCGGAGAATCTGGTGCCCGGCGACGTCAACGGCGAGGCGGACGTCTTCGTCTACGACCGGCTCACCGGTACGACCGTGCTGGCCAGCCTGACCAGCGGCGGCGCGCAGGCGAACCGGAACAGCTACACGCCGTCGCTGAGCGCGGACGGCCGCTACGTGGCCTTCTCCACCCACGCGTCCAACCTGCTCACCAGCCACCGCAACGGCACCCGCCTGCCGGACGTGGTCGTGCGCGACCTGCTGCTCGGCACCACCACCCAGGTCAGCCTGGACCCGAACGGGCTCGGCGGCACCGGCACCCACCTCAATCCGCAGGTCAGCGCGGACGGCCGGTACATCACGTTCATCTCGTCCTCGCGTGACCTGGTCGGCGACGCCACGTACGGGTACGGCGTCTTCATCCGCGACATGTCGTCCGGGATCACCACGCGTGCGGCGCGGACCTCGACCGGCAGCCCGGCGGTGGGCATCTTCGAGTACACGATCTCCCCGGACACCCGCTACCTCACGTTCGAGACGGACGCGTCCGGCGTGGTGCCCGGCGACGTCAACGGCGTGCCCGACGTCTTCTTCCGGGACCTGCGGACCGGTGTCACGGAGCTGATCAGCGTCGCGGACGACGGCACGCAGGGCGACGCGGAGAGCCGCGATCCGTCGGTCGGTCTCAGCGGCAGGTGCGTCGTCTGGGCGTCCGGCGCCACCACGCTCGTCCCCGGCGACACCAACGCCAGCTACGACATCTTCGTCCGGGACCGCGTCGCCGGCACCACCACGCGGCTGACCGGCAACGGTTACGGTGGCTACGGATACAGCCCGCGGCTCACGCCGGACGGTGCCACGGTCGTCTTCGAGACCGCCGCCGCGCTGACCGCCGACGACACGAACGGCGACTACGACGTCTACGCCATGGATCCGGGCTGCCGGTAG
- a CDS encoding DUF6326 family protein: MNGQLQDSRIDVKVVLCGLWVTTLLVFAYVDIFGFYRADLINGVLAGRVAGLTIDQVFLVLTTLYIAAAALMVTVSLLAPARINRITNIAVSLFYVATAGASLIGETWAYYIIGILIQISLLLVITRVAWTWPRHTPANP, encoded by the coding sequence ATGAACGGCCAGCTCCAGGACAGCAGGATCGACGTCAAGGTCGTGCTCTGCGGCTTGTGGGTCACCACGCTGCTCGTCTTCGCCTACGTCGACATCTTCGGCTTCTACCGCGCGGACCTGATCAACGGCGTACTCGCCGGAAGGGTCGCCGGCCTCACGATCGACCAGGTCTTCCTCGTGCTCACCACGCTCTACATCGCGGCCGCGGCGCTGATGGTCACCGTCTCGCTGCTCGCACCGGCCCGCATCAACCGAATCACCAACATCGCCGTGAGCCTGTTCTACGTGGCGACCGCGGGAGCCTCGCTCATCGGCGAGACCTGGGCGTACTACATCATCGGCATCCTGATCCAGATCTCACTCCTGCTGGTCATCACCCGGGTCGCCTGGACCTGGCCCCGCCACACCCCGGCGAATCCGTGA
- a CDS encoding alpha/beta fold hydrolase, which yields MVVVLLLATALILWEPGSVPEFGRAETARGPIAYDLDGTDGPVVLSVHAGLGGADQGRLFARFLRREGFRVLSPSRPGYPGTPLSSGRTVEEQADLLAALLDTLRIARVGVFTASAGAPVAYTFAARHPDRVWAVVAVAGVSTANPDWAPSNPVRRFFVDKVVQKIAYLTGAVSLDTIVTGTLDATSLFTADEKARRQDHIVNDPGAREFFTAMVETTFPYEKRMPGTRNDALQRASLALPLRGMTTPTLVMHGSADGDVPFHDGQNAAALIPGARHHWMPGEDHLGFWLSPHATDHQRVAADFLTAHAPR from the coding sequence GTGGTGGTGGTGCTGCTGTTGGCCACGGCGCTGATTCTCTGGGAGCCCGGCTCGGTTCCCGAGTTCGGCCGGGCGGAAACGGCGCGCGGGCCGATAGCCTATGACCTCGACGGTACGGACGGTCCGGTGGTCCTTTCCGTCCACGCCGGTCTTGGCGGCGCCGACCAGGGGCGGCTGTTCGCCCGGTTTCTCCGCCGGGAGGGCTTCCGCGTGCTCAGCCCGTCGCGGCCCGGCTATCCCGGGACGCCGTTGAGCAGCGGCCGCACCGTCGAGGAGCAGGCCGATCTGCTCGCCGCGCTGCTGGACACCCTGCGCATCGCCCGGGTCGGGGTCTTCACCGCCTCGGCGGGCGCGCCCGTCGCGTACACCTTCGCCGCGCGCCACCCGGACCGGGTCTGGGCGGTCGTCGCGGTCGCGGGCGTCAGCACGGCGAATCCGGACTGGGCCCCGTCCAACCCCGTTCGGCGCTTCTTCGTCGACAAGGTCGTCCAGAAGATCGCATATCTCACCGGCGCGGTCTCGCTCGACACGATCGTGACCGGCACGCTCGACGCCACCAGCCTCTTCACTGCGGACGAGAAGGCCCGGCGGCAGGATCACATCGTCAACGACCCCGGCGCCAGAGAATTCTTCACGGCAATGGTCGAGACCACCTTCCCGTACGAGAAGAGGATGCCGGGTACCCGGAATGACGCCCTTCAGCGGGCGAGCCTGGCGCTTCCGCTGCGCGGGATGACGACTCCCACGCTCGTCATGCACGGCAGCGCGGACGGCGACGTCCCGTTCCACGATGGCCAGAACGCCGCCGCCCTGATCCCCGGCGCGCGGCACCACTGGATGCCGGGCGAGGACCACCTCGGCTTCTGGCTGAGCCCGCACGCCACCGACCACCAGCGCGTCGCCGCGGATTTTCTGACCGCTCACGCGCCCCGGTAG
- a CDS encoding NAD(P)H-dependent oxidoreductase — MDVLWIQAHPEPRSLNGFLAAAGRRALRTDGHRVEVSDLYAMRWNPVVDAADYGHDPAGRFQVAHAAGRAHTRGTVSEDIRAEQRKIDRADTIVVQFPMWWFGMPAILKGWFDRVWHKGYAYGHRGPRGEWIGYGDGFLAGKRALAVVTMGGPPWFYGERGIHGAVDDLLFPLQHGLLFYAGATVLPPVLVHGTDRFTAANAETAAEELRERLRTMPVTEPLPYRTQTGGDYDERFVLRPEIAPGVTGLRAHLRERDKESAGGRRGTAGV; from the coding sequence ATGGACGTTCTCTGGATTCAGGCCCACCCCGAGCCCCGCTCCCTCAACGGTTTCCTGGCCGCGGCGGGCCGGCGCGCACTGCGTACCGATGGCCATCGGGTCGAGGTGTCGGACCTCTACGCCATGCGCTGGAACCCGGTCGTCGACGCCGCCGACTACGGCCACGACCCGGCCGGGCGCTTCCAGGTCGCCCACGCCGCCGGCCGTGCCCACACCCGCGGCACGGTCAGCGAGGACATCCGCGCCGAGCAGCGGAAGATCGACCGGGCGGACACCATCGTCGTGCAGTTCCCGATGTGGTGGTTCGGGATGCCGGCCATCCTCAAGGGCTGGTTCGACCGGGTCTGGCACAAGGGCTACGCGTACGGTCATCGCGGCCCGCGGGGCGAATGGATCGGCTACGGGGACGGTTTCCTGGCGGGCAAGCGCGCACTGGCCGTGGTGACGATGGGCGGGCCGCCGTGGTTCTACGGCGAGCGCGGGATTCACGGCGCCGTCGACGACCTGCTGTTCCCGTTGCAGCACGGCCTGCTGTTCTACGCGGGCGCGACCGTGCTTCCGCCGGTGCTGGTCCACGGCACCGACCGGTTCACCGCCGCCAACGCCGAGACCGCGGCCGAGGAGCTGCGCGAGCGCCTGCGCACGATGCCGGTGACGGAGCCGCTCCCGTACCGCACGCAGACCGGCGGCGACTACGACGAGCGCTTCGTGCTGCGCCCGGAGATCGCGCCGGGCGTGACCGGGCTGCGCGCGCACCTGCGCGAGCGCGACAAGGAAAGTGCCGGAGGGCGGCGCGGGACGGCCGGCGTGTAG
- a CDS encoding GlxA family transcriptional regulator, giving the protein MVVAAGEEVHRVAVLARHGVLPFELSIVHRLFGQARSAAGAALYEVVTCALEPGAVRTDSDFAIFVSHGPEALAEAGTVVIPASDADYEPPDGPLEPALAAALARIRPGTRIASICAGSFVLAAAGLLNGRRATTHWRSSARARARFPDVTFDLGVLYTEDDGVFTSAGAAAGIDLCLHMIRSDHGAAVANEVARGTIVPPHRDGGQAQYLNRPIPEPRVSSTRRARAWALENLHRPVTLRELAAQEATSIRTFTRRFRDEMGTSPGHWLLQRRVERACALLERSDLPVDDVAAATGFGTAGSMRLHFQAHLGVSPSAYRITFRGRSRDRHRGHGQRPGEVRRDPPAPRVQLLEHRL; this is encoded by the coding sequence ATGGTTGTTGCCGCCGGCGAAGAGGTGCACCGGGTGGCCGTCCTGGCCCGCCACGGGGTGCTGCCCTTCGAGCTCAGCATCGTCCACCGGCTGTTCGGCCAGGCCCGCTCGGCCGCCGGCGCCGCGCTGTACGAGGTGGTGACGTGCGCGCTCGAGCCGGGCGCCGTCCGTACCGACTCGGATTTCGCGATCTTCGTCAGCCACGGCCCGGAGGCGCTCGCCGAGGCCGGCACCGTCGTCATCCCCGCGTCCGACGCCGACTACGAGCCGCCGGACGGGCCCCTGGAACCGGCGCTCGCCGCGGCGCTGGCCCGCATCCGGCCCGGCACCCGGATCGCCTCCATCTGCGCCGGCTCGTTCGTGCTGGCCGCGGCCGGGTTGCTGAACGGCCGGCGGGCGACCACGCATTGGCGCTCCTCCGCGCGGGCCCGCGCGCGTTTCCCGGACGTCACGTTCGACCTCGGGGTCCTCTACACCGAGGACGACGGCGTGTTCACCTCGGCCGGCGCGGCGGCGGGCATCGACCTGTGCCTGCACATGATCCGCAGCGATCACGGCGCCGCGGTCGCCAACGAGGTGGCCCGCGGCACCATCGTCCCGCCGCACCGCGACGGCGGCCAGGCGCAGTACCTCAACCGGCCGATACCCGAGCCGCGCGTCTCCTCGACCCGCCGGGCGCGCGCATGGGCGCTGGAGAACCTGCACCGGCCCGTCACCCTGCGGGAACTCGCCGCTCAGGAGGCGACCAGCATCCGGACGTTCACCCGCCGCTTCCGCGACGAGATGGGCACCTCACCCGGACACTGGCTGCTCCAGCGGCGGGTGGAGCGCGCCTGCGCCCTGCTGGAGCGCAGCGACCTGCCCGTCGACGACGTCGCCGCCGCCACCGGGTTCGGCACCGCCGGGTCGATGCGGCTGCACTTCCAGGCCCACCTGGGCGTCTCGCCCAGCGCCTACCGCATCACGTTCCGCGGACGTAGCCGTGATCGGCACCGGGGTCATGGTCAGCGGCCAGGGGAAGTCCGGCGCGACCCGCCTGCCCCACGCGTACAGCTGCTCGAACATCGGTTGTGA
- a CDS encoding response regulator: MAHVIAAEDEPEIQQILRMILERAGHTVTVVGDGADVVDAVGEHRPDLVLLDLGLPHVGGLDICRALREDPATSTLPVGVVSGQITPPFTAAFAAGATAVLAKPFTRAQLLELVDTLLTAPSAPP, encoded by the coding sequence ATGGCGCACGTGATCGCGGCCGAGGACGAGCCGGAGATCCAGCAGATCCTGCGCATGATCCTCGAACGTGCCGGGCACACCGTCACCGTCGTCGGCGACGGCGCCGACGTCGTCGACGCGGTCGGTGAGCACCGCCCCGACCTCGTCCTGCTCGACCTCGGCCTGCCGCACGTCGGGGGTCTGGACATCTGCCGCGCTCTGCGCGAGGACCCGGCGACCAGCACGCTTCCGGTCGGCGTCGTCAGCGGGCAGATCACCCCGCCGTTCACCGCGGCGTTCGCCGCCGGTGCCACGGCCGTGCTGGCCAAGCCGTTCACCAGGGCCCAACTCCTGGAACTCGTCGACACGTTGCTGACCGCGCCGTCCGCACCGCCGTAG
- a CDS encoding DUF4132 domain-containing protein: MKTRTVRERAVLRMPDVPGAAADTVQRLEAALAEQRRWTGAELRVLAAHRCCSPIGRHLLWVTADGTAFRIAEDRTLADAGDAPAPLDDDAEVRLAHPALGIDAAPSPDLVRRLAPPPCRPYQHGDGAARGSPAVPGHGFAGVWRGQVQATRVMTSRSEIWIRMPMM, encoded by the coding sequence ATGAAGACCCGCACGGTACGCGAGCGCGCCGTGCTCCGGATGCCCGATGTGCCCGGCGCGGCGGCCGACACGGTCCAGCGCCTGGAGGCCGCGCTGGCCGAGCAGCGCCGGTGGACCGGCGCGGAGCTGCGTGTGCTCGCCGCCCACCGCTGCTGTTCGCCGATCGGCCGCCACCTGCTGTGGGTCACCGCGGACGGGACCGCGTTCCGGATCGCGGAGGACCGCACGCTCGCGGACGCCGGCGACGCCCCCGCGCCGCTCGACGACGACGCCGAGGTGCGCCTGGCCCACCCCGCGCTCGGCATCGACGCCGCGCCGTCGCCGGATCTCGTGAGAAGGCTGGCGCCGCCGCCCTGCCGTCCATACCAGCATGGTGATGGGGCGGCGAGAGGCTCGCCGGCGGTGCCGGGTCACGGATTCGCCGGGGTGTGGCGGGGCCAGGTCCAGGCGACCCGGGTGATGACCAGCAGGAGTGAGATCTGGATCAGGATGCCGATGATGTAG
- a CDS encoding response regulator transcription factor — MSIRVVIADDQDIVRAGLSTILDGQPGIEVVGQAADGRAAVALARRLRPDVCLFDIRMPVLDGIEATRLLAGPDVADPLAVVVITTFDTDEHIYGALRAGARGFLLKGADPDQLVRAIRAAVHGDALIDPAVTGRLLATFAATDPAVPPAQPVVPLTDREEDVLSRVARGATNAEIARDLHISMSTVKFHLAGLMTKLATRNRVELAIWAYRTHRIT, encoded by the coding sequence ATGAGCATCCGCGTCGTGATCGCCGACGACCAGGACATCGTCCGCGCCGGGCTGTCGACGATCCTCGACGGACAGCCGGGCATCGAGGTCGTCGGCCAGGCCGCCGACGGGCGCGCGGCCGTCGCGCTCGCCCGCCGCCTGCGGCCGGACGTGTGCCTGTTCGACATCCGGATGCCGGTCCTGGATGGCATCGAGGCCACCCGGCTGCTCGCCGGACCGGACGTCGCCGATCCGCTCGCCGTCGTCGTGATCACCACGTTCGACACGGACGAGCACATCTACGGCGCCCTCCGGGCCGGCGCCCGCGGCTTCCTGCTCAAGGGCGCCGACCCGGATCAACTGGTGCGGGCGATCCGCGCCGCCGTGCACGGCGACGCGCTCATCGACCCGGCCGTCACCGGCCGGCTGCTGGCCACGTTCGCCGCCACCGACCCCGCCGTCCCGCCCGCGCAACCCGTCGTGCCGCTGACCGACCGGGAGGAGGACGTCCTGAGCCGCGTCGCCCGAGGCGCGACGAACGCCGAGATCGCGCGCGATCTGCACATCAGCATGAGCACGGTCAAATTCCACCTGGCCGGCCTGATGACCAAGCTGGCCACCCGAAACCGCGTCGAACTCGCCATCTGGGCCTACCGCACCCACCGCATCACCTGA
- a CDS encoding aminotransferase class V-fold PLP-dependent enzyme, producing MTCRIADGGSTAGTETPSSLLHRIRSGIIGEGELLDGPYGPRRITYADYTASGRSLDFIEDFIRTHVLTRYANTHTESSGTGLHTGRLREQARAVIADAVGAGDEHAVIFCGSGATAAINRLVAILGLRLPDTLDRRYRLAERIPPERRPVVFVGPYEHHSNELPWRESIADVVTIGCDTDGHVDLADLARQLERYADRPLRIGSFSAASNVTGVLTDTTAVAALLHRHGALSLWDYAAAGPYVPIRMTETSPGAGDGKDAVFLSPHKFVGGPQTPGVLVVRRDLIAARAPSSPGGGTVSYVGPAGHRYLDDPVAREEGGTPAIVESVRAGLVFRLKQAVGTNLIVARERRLWQRVMSRWASDGRIEVLGNPAVDRLSIISFRLRHGDGWLHHNLVTALLNDLFGIQARGGCSCAGPYGHRLLGIDEAVSRAYAAQIARGYEGIKPGWIRINVNYFISDTVADYLAEAVAILVDGARRLLEDYRFDPRTGLWRHRGTTPPDLPGMSLGADGMVTFPPPRPVVGEEALAGYLDDARRIIARHADPGIALGPSALPADVEKLRWFPLPATG from the coding sequence ATGACATGCCGCATCGCCGACGGTGGAAGCACCGCGGGCACGGAGACGCCGTCATCCCTGCTGCACCGGATCCGATCGGGCATCATCGGTGAGGGTGAGTTGCTGGACGGTCCGTACGGTCCGCGCCGGATCACCTACGCCGACTACACCGCCTCCGGCCGGTCGCTGGATTTCATCGAGGACTTCATCCGCACGCACGTGCTGACCCGGTACGCCAACACCCACACCGAGTCGTCCGGCACCGGGCTGCACACCGGCCGCCTCCGCGAGCAGGCGCGGGCCGTCATCGCGGACGCGGTGGGCGCCGGGGACGAGCACGCGGTGATCTTCTGCGGCTCGGGCGCCACGGCGGCGATCAACAGGCTGGTCGCCATCCTGGGACTGCGCCTGCCGGACACACTGGACCGGCGGTACCGGCTGGCCGAGCGCATCCCGCCCGAGCGCCGGCCCGTCGTCTTCGTCGGCCCCTACGAGCATCACTCCAACGAGTTGCCGTGGCGCGAGAGCATCGCCGACGTGGTGACCATCGGTTGCGACACCGACGGCCACGTCGACCTCGCCGACCTCGCCCGGCAACTGGAACGGTACGCCGACCGTCCACTGCGCATCGGCAGCTTCTCCGCCGCCTCGAACGTCACCGGCGTGCTCACCGACACCACGGCGGTCGCCGCGCTCCTGCACCGCCACGGCGCGCTGTCGCTGTGGGACTACGCGGCGGCGGGCCCGTACGTGCCGATCCGCATGACCGAGACCTCGCCGGGGGCCGGGGACGGCAAGGACGCGGTGTTCCTGTCACCGCACAAGTTCGTCGGCGGTCCGCAGACGCCCGGGGTGCTCGTGGTGCGCCGCGACCTGATCGCCGCCCGGGCGCCCAGCAGCCCCGGAGGCGGCACGGTGTCGTACGTCGGACCGGCCGGCCACCGTTATCTGGACGACCCGGTCGCCCGGGAGGAAGGCGGTACCCCGGCGATCGTGGAATCCGTCCGCGCCGGGCTGGTGTTCCGGCTCAAACAGGCGGTCGGCACCAACCTGATCGTCGCCCGCGAACGCCGCCTGTGGCAGCGCGTCATGAGCCGATGGGCGTCGGACGGCCGTATCGAGGTGCTCGGCAATCCCGCCGTGGACCGGCTGTCGATCATCTCGTTCCGGCTGCGCCACGGCGACGGCTGGCTGCACCACAACCTGGTGACCGCCCTGCTCAACGACCTGTTCGGCATCCAGGCCCGGGGTGGGTGCTCGTGCGCCGGCCCCTACGGTCACCGCCTGCTGGGCATCGACGAGGCCGTCTCGCGGGCGTACGCCGCGCAGATCGCTCGCGGCTACGAGGGCATCAAGCCGGGCTGGATCCGGATCAACGTCAACTACTTCATCTCCGACACCGTCGCCGACTACCTCGCCGAGGCGGTCGCGATCCTCGTCGACGGCGCGCGCCGGCTGCTGGAGGACTACCGGTTCGACCCGCGCACCGGCCTGTGGCGACATCGGGGCACCACGCCACCGGACCTTCCCGGGATGTCCCTCGGCGCGGACGGCATGGTGACGTTCCCACCGCCGCGACCGGTCGTCGGGGAAGAGGCGCTGGCCGGATACCTCGACGACGCCCGCCGGATCATCGCCCGGCATGCCGACCCCGGCATCGCACTCGGCCCGTCGGCGCTGCCCGCCGACGTCGAGAAGCTGCGCTGGTTTCCCCTGCCGGCGACCGGGTGA